In the genome of Triticum urartu cultivar G1812 chromosome 5, Tu2.1, whole genome shotgun sequence, one region contains:
- the LOC125510030 gene encoding 2-alkenal reductase (NADP(+)-dependent)-like, whose translation MAAAAAAAEVSNKRVILKRHVTGFPTEEDMELVPATARLAVPPGSAAVVVKNLYLSCDPYLRTRMSRHEEPSYVPDFVPGEVLTTLGVSKVVESGHQDYKLGDLVWGMTGCEEYTLITNLESHFKINHPELPLSYYTGVLGMPGLTAYAGFFDVAKPKKGDYVFVSAASGAVGQLAGQLAKISGCYVVGSAGSDEKVNLLKTKFGFDDAFNYKKEQDLNPTLKRCFPEGIDIYFENVGGAMLDAVLLNMRLHGRVSVCGMISQYNLEQLEGVRNLFCIVAKRIRMEGFIVMDHYSNYRKFEEEMAGYLKEGKINYVEDVTEGIESFPTALIGLFYGRNVGKQLVAVARE comes from the exons atggcggcggcggcggcggcggcggaggtgagCAACAAGAGGGTGATCCTGAAGCGCCACGTGACGGGGTTCCCCACCGAGGAGGACATGGAGCTCGTCCCGGCGACGGCGCGCCTGGCCGTGCCGCCCGGCTCGGCCGCCGTGGTGGTCAAGAACCTCTACCTCTCCTGCGACCCCTACCTGCGCACCCGGATGTCCCGGCACGAGGAGCCCAGCTACGTCCCGGACTTCGTCCCGGGGGAG GTTTTAACAACCTTGGGCGTAAGCAAGGTGGTGGAATCCGGGCACCAGGATTACAAGCTCGGTGATCTGGTGTGGGGGATGACAGGATGTGAAGAGTACACTTTGATCACTAATCTGGAGTCGCATTTCAAGATCAACCATCCTGAATTGCCGCTGTCATACTACACAGGAGTTCTTG GCATGCCTGGCCTTACTGCCTATGCTGGATTTTTTGACGTGGCCAAGCCAAAGAAGGGCGACTATGTCTTCGTGTCAGCAGCGTCAGGTGCCGTTGGACAGCTTGCCGGGCAGCTTGCCAAGATCTCCGGCTGCTATGTGGTTGGTAGTGCCGGTTCCGATGAGAAG GTCAACCTCCTAAAAACAAAGTTTGGGTTTGACGATGCCTTCAACTACAAGAAGGAGCAGGACCTGAACCCCACACTGAAGAG GTGCTTCCCGGAGGGCATCGACATCTACTTCGAGAATGTCGGTGGCGCGATGCTAGACGCGGTGCTTCTCAACATGAGGCTGCACGGGCGGGTATCGGTGTGCGGGATGATCTCGCAGTACAACCTGGAGCAGCTCGAGGGCGTGCGCAACCTGTTCTGCATCGTCGCCAAGCGCATCCGCATGGAGGGGTTCATCGTGATGGATCACTACAGCAACTACAGAAAGTTCGAAGAGGAGATGGCCGGTTACCTCAAGGAGGGGAAGATCAACTACGTGGAGGACGTCACTGAGGGGATCGAGAGCTTCCCAACGGCGCTCATCGGGCTCTTCTACGGGCGCAATGTCGGAAAGCAGCTGGTGGCCGTCGCACGGGAGTGA